In Methanococcoides sp. LMO-2, a single window of DNA contains:
- a CDS encoding thioredoxin family protein, whose protein sequence is MRAKICFLVMVVAAVLIAGCVSDVTPVDDFDSTVSAERAAILVTEQQQIDDALEDGPVLLKAGAEWCPPCRQLDPVIDELALDYEGRATVMFIDTELTPELGARFNVYSIPDTTVIVDIEDGNYVFMRYDGVKEMDRNKARVLGYVDKDVFEIILGHAIEYRNNISESELSLNTSDV, encoded by the coding sequence ATGAGGGCTAAGATCTGTTTTCTTGTAATGGTTGTTGCTGCAGTCCTGATCGCAGGATGTGTTTCAGATGTCACTCCTGTAGATGATTTCGATTCAACAGTATCTGCTGAAAGAGCAGCAATCCTTGTTACTGAGCAACAGCAGATAGATGATGCCCTGGAAGATGGTCCTGTCCTTCTTAAAGCAGGTGCTGAATGGTGTCCTCCATGCAGGCAGCTGGATCCGGTCATCGATGAATTGGCACTCGATTATGAAGGCCGGGCGACTGTCATGTTTATTGATACTGAGCTTACTCCCGAACTTGGTGCCAGATTCAATGTGTATTCTATACCCGATACGACTGTGATAGTTGATATTGAAGATGGGAATTATGTCTTCATGAGGTATGATGGTGTCAAAGAAATGGATCGAAATAAAGCTCGTGTCCTCGGTTATGTGGATAAAGATGTTTTTGAGATAATTCTTGGTCATGCAATAGAGTATCGGAATAATATTTCTGAAAGCGAGCTTTCTTTGAATACATCTGATGTCTAA